From the Drechmeria coniospora strain ARSEF 6962 chromosome 02, whole genome shotgun sequence genome, the window GCTTCACCAGCCGCGAGCGCGGATCCAAACGTCGACAATGCCGTCCcccttgccgtcctcgtccacgacAAGGTACCAGCCGAACTGGCTGCCGGCGATGCACGCGTGGTTCGGCCAGAGGCGAATCTTctggccgacctcgacgtcgagcttccggtcggctgccgtcgcttccgtcgtcggcgaagcggtCCCCCGGCCGTCGCGCCACTGCAGGATTCCATGCTCCTGCGacacgcggccgacgacgtaccCTTCGTAccgctcgacgtcgaacGTCGGCTTCTCGACGCCCGCCCTGTTCCACGCCGTCGGAATGGCCATGCCCGCGTAGGCCTTGCAGGGCtcccggccgagggcgaggcagccggcgccgacgagagcctcgtccgtgccgtcggcgccccgCCCGGCATAGATGCTGTgcacctcggcgaggatggtaAAGGCCATATCGCTCCACGAAAGGTGCGTCGACCGGATGCTGTGGGCCGCGAGCTGCTGCAGGTCGAGCAGCGGGTACACGCCGGCGtgcacctcgacggcgtgcccCCTGCCCTTGATGGTCTCGAGCAGCGTCGAgatggcgccggcctcggcccggACCGACGGCGTGCCGCTCGGGGCCcccttctcgtcctcgtcgtcggcgacgttcTGGAGGGacagcgtcgtcggcgatgctcCGGCCGACAGCGTCAGCGAGGgcaggtcgacgatgcccttGGCCGACGCTCTCGCGCGCACTCGATCGGCCCCGTCGAGGAGCGACGTCAGCTCCGCCGACATCAT encodes:
- a CDS encoding hypothetical protein (related to alanine racemase), with product MAADLSLPSSKDVLRERYVGKSIVNVDTPAAVINLAAAKRNCERMLQTCDALSLGWRAHVKTHKTVELARLQVGDDAGRPVQLIVSTVAEAEFLTPMLSEYQRQGRRVNVGPPRRAVVPPPGTMSADAVKVLYGLPLPKGAVSRLAAVARTLGEGSVSILLDDPAQLAMAADMSAISDVAPHAYIKVDMGGRRAGVVVDGKQFPVLVDAALDAHGRGSIQLAGLYSHAGHSYAGDGRVAALRMMSAELTSLLDGADRVRARASAKGIVDLPSLTLSAGASPTTLSLQNVADDEDEKGAPSGTPSVRAEAGAISTLLETIKGRGHAVEVHAGVYPLLDLQQLAAHSIRSTHLSWSDMAFTILAEVHSIYAGRGADGTDEALVGAGCLALGREPCKAYAGMAIPTAWNRAGVEKPTFDVERYEGYVVGRVSQEHGILQWRDGRGTASPTTEATAADRKLDVEVGQKIRLWPNHACIAGSQFGWYLVVDEDGKGDGIVDVWIRARGW